CGAAGCTCAAAGTGGTGACGAAGCCAAACTCGTCCCCTCCAAGACGACAGCCCCCAACCCCTTCATCCCGCCGACTCCATCCACTCCCTTCCCCCTTACCCACCTTCCTCAAGCTCCCACCCTGCTCGCGTCCCGCTCGACCGACTCCCGCCCGCCCGCCCGCCCTGGATCACCGGCTGCCTCCCCTCGCCCGCTCCCGACCCATCGCCTCCCCCCGCCCCCGCGGAGTCCCTAATGATCGGCTTCGAGACCGTCGGCAACGCAACTCTAATTTGCTACGATCGCACACCCGTCCTCGTCACGGACCCATGGATCTCTGGTCGGGCCTACTTCGGGAGTTGGGGCCTGACACACGAGATTCCGATACCTCAACTTGATTCCATCCTGAACGCTGAGTACCTCTGGTTCTCCCACGGACACCCTGACCACCTCGACGCCGACTCACTGGACCGCTTTCAGAACAAGAAGATCCTCCTCCCGAACCACGTCGGCGCCAGGATTTACCACGATCTCGCTTCCCGGGGCTATAACGTCTCCATTCTCCCCGACCGCGAATGGGTCGAACTCTCCCATCACATAAGAGTGCTCTGCATCTCCGACTACTACCAAGACTCTCTTCTCCTTCTCGACATCAACGGTAGGCTGGTCGTCAATCTCAATGATGCAACGGATCGTGGGTGGGGCCGCTTCGTTCGAAAGATCATCAAGAACTACGACGTGACCTTCCTCCTGAAGCTTATCTCCTATGGCGATCCCGACATGAACAACTTCTTCTCCGAAACTGGAGAGCGCATACCAGTCCTACAAAGGTTCAGTTTGGGGCAACGACTTCAGTTTTGGGCCGAACTGTACGGGGTCAGATACGTCGTACCCTTCAGTTCCTTTCACCGTTACCAAAGAGCCGACAGCATCTGGGCAAACGACTACGTCGCAACCTTCGAGGACTACAAAGATGGTTTAACGTCCAATAGATTTGAGCTCTTACCGCCATTCATCTCTTACGATTGTGTCTGCGATACGCTCTCTGAACTTCGTCCAGCTAAGACGGCCGTTGTCGTCCATCAGCCAGATACATTTGGAGACACATGGAGCGACCAACTCCAGTGTACCGACGTCACGATACTTGAAGACTATTTTCGATCTATCGAAAGCTTAAGCGACCACCTCGACTACGTTCGGCTTCGAGTTGGCAAGAGAGACATGACGATTTCCGTGAGTTCAAGAAATTTCAAGAGAGGAATCACTTTCGAAGTGCCTCGCTCTAGTTTAATGACTGCGGTGAGGTACGAAATCTTCGACGACCTCCTGATTGGGAACTTCATGAAAACGACAGTTCACCACCTGGCGCCTCGTGATTTCAACCGGTACTTCACAGCCCCTGCTGCAAAATTCGCAGATAACGGCAGGGCCAAATCAAAGAATGAGCTGAAGGCCTACCTCCAGGCTTACAGGAGGAGAGCGTATCTGGACTTCA
This is a stretch of genomic DNA from Pseudomonadota bacterium. It encodes these proteins:
- a CDS encoding MBL fold metallo-hydrolase gives rise to the protein MIGFETVGNATLICYDRTPVLVTDPWISGRAYFGSWGLTHEIPIPQLDSILNAEYLWFSHGHPDHLDADSLDRFQNKKILLPNHVGARIYHDLASRGYNVSILPDREWVELSHHIRVLCISDYYQDSLLLLDINGRLVVNLNDATDRGWGRFVRKIIKNYDVTFLLKLISYGDPDMNNFFSETGERIPVLQRFSLGQRLQFWAELYGVRYVVPFSSFHRYQRADSIWANDYVATFEDYKDGLTSNRFELLPPFISYDCVCDTLSELRPAKTAVVVHQPDTFGDTWSDQLQCTDVTILEDYFRSIESLSDHLDYVRLRVGKRDMTISVSSRNFKRGITFEVPRSSLMTAVRYEIFDDLLIGNFMKTTVHHLAPRDFNRYFTAPAAKFADNGRAKSKNELKAYLQAYRRRAYLDFIVHSFERESERRFRSFVHRDSAVFEWAKRGYRLLKA